A region from the Pseudomonas promysalinigenes genome encodes:
- the argS gene encoding arginine--tRNA ligase, with amino-acid sequence MKDTIRQLIQQALTQLVTDGVLPEGLSPAIQVENARDKTHGDFASNIAMMLAKPAGMKPRELAEKLIDALPASADISKVEIAGPGFLNFFQNTEALAQRLDAALADARLGARKAGPAQKVVVDMSAPNLAKEMHVGHLRSTIIGDSVARVLEFLGDQVVRQNHVGDWGTQFGMLLAYLEENPITSDELSDLENFYRAAKKRFDESEAFATRARGLVVKLQAGDPDCMALWTRFKDISLSHCQKTYELLNVKLTMADVMGESAYNADLANVVADLKAKGLLVEDQGAQCVFLEEFKNSEGEPLPVIVQKADGGYLYATTDLAAVRYRSNVLKADRALYFVDQRQALHFNQVFEVARRAGFVGHPMQMEHMGFGTMNGADGRPFKTRDGGTVKLIDLLNEAKDRAYALVKEKNPSLDEDELRRIGEVVGIGAVKYADLSKHRTSDYSFNFELMLNFEGNTAPYLLYAYTRVAGVFRKLGKGLDQVDGHIVLQAAHEQDLAARLAQFGEVLNSVAEKGTPHVLCSYLYDLAGLFSSFYENCPILAADTPEQQQSRLRLAALTGRTLKQGLELLGLETLERM; translated from the coding sequence ATGAAAGACACCATTCGCCAGCTGATCCAGCAAGCCCTCACCCAACTCGTCACCGACGGTGTGCTGCCTGAAGGGCTCTCGCCGGCGATTCAGGTGGAAAATGCCCGGGACAAGACCCACGGCGACTTCGCCAGCAACATCGCCATGATGCTGGCCAAGCCAGCTGGCATGAAGCCGCGCGAGCTGGCAGAAAAACTGATCGACGCATTGCCGGCCAGCGCCGACATCAGCAAGGTCGAGATCGCCGGCCCTGGCTTTCTGAACTTCTTCCAGAACACCGAGGCCCTGGCCCAGCGCCTGGACGCAGCGCTGGCCGATGCCCGCCTGGGTGCACGCAAGGCAGGCCCTGCGCAGAAGGTAGTGGTCGACATGTCGGCGCCGAACCTGGCCAAGGAGATGCACGTTGGCCACCTGCGTTCGACCATCATTGGTGATAGCGTCGCCCGCGTGCTGGAGTTTCTTGGTGACCAAGTCGTTCGTCAGAACCACGTAGGCGACTGGGGCACCCAGTTCGGCATGCTGCTGGCCTACCTGGAAGAAAACCCGATCACCAGTGATGAACTGTCGGACCTGGAAAACTTCTACCGCGCCGCCAAGAAGCGCTTCGACGAGTCCGAGGCGTTCGCCACCCGCGCCCGCGGCCTGGTGGTCAAACTGCAGGCCGGCGACCCAGACTGCATGGCACTGTGGACCCGCTTCAAGGACATCTCGCTGTCGCACTGCCAGAAGACTTACGAGCTGCTCAACGTCAAGCTGACCATGGCCGACGTGATGGGCGAAAGCGCCTACAACGCCGACTTGGCCAACGTGGTCGCAGACCTCAAGGCCAAAGGGTTGCTGGTCGAAGACCAAGGCGCCCAGTGCGTATTCCTCGAAGAATTCAAGAACAGCGAAGGCGAGCCACTGCCGGTGATCGTACAGAAGGCCGATGGCGGATACCTGTACGCCACTACCGACCTGGCAGCCGTGCGCTACCGCAGCAACGTGCTCAAGGCTGATCGCGCCTTGTACTTCGTCGACCAGCGTCAAGCCCTGCACTTCAATCAGGTATTCGAAGTGGCCCGCCGTGCTGGCTTCGTCGGCCACCCAATGCAGATGGAGCACATGGGCTTCGGTACCATGAACGGCGCCGATGGCCGCCCGTTCAAAACCCGCGATGGCGGGACCGTGAAGCTGATCGACCTGCTCAACGAAGCCAAGGATCGCGCCTACGCGCTGGTCAAGGAAAAGAACCCGAGCCTGGACGAAGATGAACTGCGCCGCATCGGTGAGGTGGTTGGCATCGGCGCGGTGAAATACGCCGACCTGTCCAAGCATCGCACCAGCGACTACAGCTTCAACTTCGAACTGATGCTCAACTTTGAAGGCAACACAGCGCCGTATCTGCTTTATGCCTACACCCGCGTGGCTGGCGTGTTCCGCAAGCTGGGCAAAGGCTTAGACCAAGTCGATGGCCACATCGTGCTGCAGGCCGCCCACGAGCAGGACCTGGCGGCACGCTTGGCGCAGTTCGGTGAGGTGCTCAACAGCGTGGCCGAGAAAGGCACCCCGCATGTGCTGTGCAGCTACCTCTACGACTTGGCTGGCCTGTTCTCGAGCTTCTACGAGAACTGCCCGATTCTCGCCGCCGACACCCCAGAACAGCAGCAGAGCCGCCTGCGCCTGGCTGCGCTGACTGGCCGCACCCTCAAACAAGGTCTGGAACTGCTCGGCCTGGAAACCCTGGAGCGCATGTAA